The genomic interval GAGCTCGTAAGGATGCCGGTCCGTCCCGCAGAACTCGCGGCCATTGTCGGTCAGCACGGCTTTCACCGGCAAATCGAGATGGCGGTAGAAGGGCAGCACGTCGTTGTGCAGTACTGCGACCGCCGCCTCGGGCTGCTTGGAGACGTGCAGGAAGCCGAAGGCGTAGCTGCCGAAGGTATCGACCACGGCGTGCAGATAGACCTTGCCGACGCCCTTGAGACTGCCCACGAAGAACGTGTCGGCCGACAGGAGCTCGCCCGGCGCGCTTGATTCCACGTGCCTTTCCCGGAAGCAGGGGTTCAGCTTCTCCAGGAAGGCGGCCTGTTCGGGCGTGATCTCGATGGCCGTCTCGGCGTTCTGTGCCTCCAGCGCCAGCCAGCGCTCGACCTTGGTGCCGAGGCCGCTTTCGTTGAGGATCTTCTGGATGGTGATCGACGACACCCGGACACCTTCCAGCGCCAGCATCGCCTCGTGCCGATTACAGCCATAGGCGGGATGCGCCAGCGCAAGCTCCTTGATCCTGTCCACCACCTCGGGCGCCGTCGTCTGCGGATGGCTCTTGTGGATCGGCGGCAGGTCCTTCAGCCCGTCGAACCCTTGCGTCTGAAACCGGCGCTTCCACTCGTAGAAGCTGGTCCGGTCCATGCCTCGCTGACGGCAGGCCTCGGCGACGTTGCCGAGTTCCCTCGCCAGCTCAAGCACGCTCAAACGCTGCTGCGCCACCTTGCTGGCGGCATCACGAGGCGAGGCCTGCCTTGCTGTTGATGATTGTCCCATGGGATCTTCCTCCTTTCCGACGATAGCACGGAAAGAAGGTTAAGTGCACAGGTAGGGCAACGCGGCACTGATCGAAACGCAACCACAAATCAATGAGAACACCCTACTTCTTGCTGCCTCCAAAAAGATCACTGGGTCCTTTCACAGACGAATCCTCAATCACCAGCTCCTTCACTTCGAAGTCTCGACCGCTCCAGCTAATGTGGAATTGGTCAAGCTTGGCTGACATTCTCCGTTTGTCGGAAGCCAGCCGGAGCGCTTGCAATGCCTTTTCACTCGGAACTCCCACTCTCACGATCTGGCCTCCTGTAGCTGTCAGGAATGCAAGTGAATAGCCCCTAGATTTCTGGACGCCTTCTTCCCTAATTTTGAGGCAAGGAGGCCATGATGGGGACCGGCAGTTTCAGTGACGATTTCAAGCGCGATGCAGTGGCGCAGATCACCGAGCGGGGTTACCCGGTTGCGGAGGTGTCGAAGCGGCTGGGTGTGAGCCAGCACTCGCTCTACGCATGGAAGAGGAAGTTCTCGAAGCCATCCGGTTCAACTGATGGCGATCAGGCGGCAGAGATCCGTCGCCTGAAGAAGGAGCTGGCGCGCGTCACCGAGGAGCGTGACATCCTAAAAAAAGCCACCGCGTATTTCGCCAGGGATGCAAAGTGAGATACGCGTTCGTTGCCGAGCATCGCCAGCAGTTCACGGTTCGGGCGATGTGTCGTTGCCTGTGCATCCAGCCCAGCGGTTTCTACGCCTGGCTGAAGACCCCCCTGAGCAGGCGAACTCGGGAAGACGCACGTCAGACCGAGCTTCTCAGCAAGGCCTGGAAGGAGAGCGGCAGGGTCTACGGCTATCGCAAGCTGCACGACGACCTTCTCGATCAGGGAGAGACCAGTTGCGCCAACCGCATCGCTCGTCTGGCAAAACTGGCCGGGATCAAGGCGCAGATCGGCTACAAGCGCCGGCCTGGCTCCTATGGCGGCAAGCCGTCGGTCGTCGTCGACAACACCCTTGCCCGGCAGTTCGATGTCGAAGCGCCGGACAGGGCGTGGGTGACTGACATCACCTACATCCGGACCCAGGAGGGCTTTGCCTATCTGGCGGTGGTGATCGATCTGTTTTCACGCCGCGTCATCGGCTGGTCACTGCAGAGCCGCCAGACCACCGATGTCGTGTTGCAGGCATTGCTGATGGCGGTGTGGCGTCGAAAGCCCAAGAGCAGGGTTCTGGTCCATTCCGATCAGGGATCGCAGTTCACCAGCATGGACTGGGCAGCGTTCCTGAAGCACCACAATCTTGAGCACTCGATGAGCCGTCGCGGCAACTGCCACGACAATGCCGTGGCGGAGAGCTTCTTCAATCTCCTCAAGCGCGAGCGGATACGGCGCAGGACCTACCGAACACGCGAGGAGGCAAGGCAGGACGTGTTCGACTACATCGAGATGTTCTACAATCCAAAGCGAAAGCACGTCAGGAACGGGATGCTGTCACCCGTCGAGTTCGAACGGCAGCACGAAATGTAACCCGAGGGTGTCCACAAAACTCGGGGCTATTCAGACCTACATTTACGAGGACGCCGAGGTGCGGAAGATCGTGAAGGCGCTGCGGGACGCGGTTTCCGAGGTGGAGGCGCGTTTCAGCAAGACACCGGGCCGCGGCGGCGGCGAGTTCAAGCTGTAAGGCGGGGGTCAGTCGTGAGCCACATCAAGCAAGTTACGCCGATCAAGATCGCGGACATCGACTTCACTGTTTCCCGCCAGATCGAGCAGTGCCCGAAGACGATGATGCTACGGGAACTGGCGATGAATGCCATTGAGGCTGCGGCGAAGGCACCCGCTGGACGGCGGATCGTGGACATCAAGGGCAAGGCGATCCCTGAATGCGGCGACACCCGCAAGCTCACGATCTGGAACACCGGCCCCGGCATGAGCAGTTCTGAGCTTGACCACATCTGCGATCTCGCAGCTTCGCTCGGTAAGGACATGGCGCTTGAAGGCAACTTCGGCATGGGCGCGAAGGTCGCTTCGCTTCCGTCCAACACGCTCGGTATGCGCTATCGCTCCTGCCGTGACGGTGTGGTCAGCCAAGTTGTTCTCGGCAAGCGCGAAGGCATCTACGGCAAGGTGTGGATTCGGGTCGAAGACTCGTTCGAGGAAGTGGTCGATGTCACCGATCAGGTCCGCGACGAGGCCGAATACCGACTGGACGAGGATTGGACCGAGGTCGTCCTGTACGGCAACCGGGCCGATCAAGACACTGTGGCCGATCCCTACGATGGCGACCCGAAGCAGGATCGCCAGTGGATCACGACCTACCTCTATCACCGCTTCTACGGCCTTCCCGAAGGCGTCGAGGTGTATATGCATGAGGGCACGCACCCCCGCGATGGACGTCGGCAGTTCAAGCCGATCCCCGAACGCGCCGACGCATTCGGTCGCGTCGAGGCCGTCGATGTCGGTGAGGGTGTCCGCATCCACTACCTGTACGATCCGGCGTATCAGGACGGCGGCCATAACAAGTCGATTTCGGGTTCCCTGACTTCATCGGTGAGCACGACTGCCATCGTGTTCCGCGATGAGATGTACGACGTCCGCAAGGGTCGGAAGTGGGCGGCCGACGCCCCGGCGTTCGGCATCCCGTTCGGCGCTCGCCATATCTCCGTCCATGTCGAACTGCCCGACAACTTCCCTGTGCGGCACGAACCGTACCGCCGCTTCGTGCAGCTTAGCGGCGGCGATCAGCGCCAAGTGGTCGTTGAAGACTTTGCCGAACTCGTGTTTCGCAATCGGCCCGAATGGCTGATCGAAATCATCAACTCGCTTGCCCCCAAGTCCTCGGCGTCCACGGACGACCTACGGAAGGAACTGCAAGACTTGCTCAACCAGCTTCGCGTCAAGACCAAGAGCCCGCGCGAGACTGAGACCGGGCTTCACCTCGTGGACGATGGCGGGGCGAGGGGCGCGCGTCCTGACCACAAGGATGGTTCCGGCGGTGATAGCGACAGGACGCCGATCAGCCCGACCGACCTGATCTTCAATCCCGGCGGCGCCAAGCGTGCCGACATCTCCAAGAACTTGGAGCAGGCCCCCGAGATCATTCCCCTGCGCGACCCCGAGCTGGTGGAAGAGAAGGGCATCACTGGGAAGGCAGCGCGCTATGTGCGGGAGACGAACCAGCTTTTCGTGAACCTCACCTATTCGGCAGTCGGTGCGGCGCAGGAAGACCTTGGCCTGCGGTATGCGACCTACGGGGAACCCGAGATCGTCCGGGAGTTGGCGCGCCAGTGGGCGGAACGTCTGGTGATGGGCCGGGTCGGTTATGCGGTCGTGTACGCACAGGCGAAGCAGCTCATCCGCGAATGGACCCCCGACGACGTGAAGAAGGCGCTTGAGCCGGAGAGCCTCAGCTTGGCTGCGGATGGCTGGCGTGACGCGGTGAGCACGGCATATCGAAGCATCAGCCGCCGCCTTGGCGCTGCGAAAGGCCCGGAGGACTCTGAGGACGCCGAAGCCGCGTTCGCATAGCGGCGGTTGGCGGAAGAGGTGGGATTCGAACCCACGGAGCGGTTGCCCGCTCGCTGGTTTTCAAGACCAGTTCCTTAAACCACTCGGACACTCTTCCATACCGATTCACGGGCTTAGCTGCTTACGATTGGCTTATGGACCGTTTTGCCCCCGAAGCCGACCTACCACTAACCCCCTGCAAAAACTCCCTATTCATGCGGCGGTAGCCTTCACCCCCGCCAGCTTTCAAGACCGCTGCCTTCAACCACTCGGCCACTCTTCCGTGCCTTCCGTTTCGGGGCTGGCGCGGCGCTTGTCAAGCGCGGGGATCGGCCTGGAGGTCGCTCCTGAGGCCGGCCCGGGGAGCGGTGCTGCATGGAGGCTGCACGCAGGCCGCATCGACGCGGCGGCGCGCGTGTCGCCATGCCGGCCCGGAACCGGAAAAGGCCGGGACACGATAGGCCGGGGCCGGACGACAGGTTCGGGGCGACGGGTATGGAGCGGCACCAAAGGCAGGGGCCGCCGGTCCGGTGTCGTGGGCAGGGGGTCGGACCGGCGGCCGGAAGGGACCGGGCGTCCCGTCCTGCGCCGCGGCGGGGCGGCCGCGGCAGGCCTTTGGTCTAGGAGAAAGGCGGCACGGCTTCTGTGACGGGCGTCACAGGACGGTCGGCACGCCGCCGGTCGCCGGACCGGGACCTGAGCGGGAAGGGAAGGGAAGGGCGGAGAAGGCCGGGGGAAGGGGCAGCGCCAAGGGACGGCAGACCGCCGGAGCGGACAAATTGCCCCGCCCGACGCACGGGCGCTCGACGCACCCTTCACGATCGGGTAAGAAATCTCCGGTTTACTGCAATCTGGTTTGTCCGTGCG from Polymorphum gilvum SL003B-26A1 carries:
- a CDS encoding IS481 family transposase encodes the protein MGQSSTARQASPRDAASKVAQQRLSVLELARELGNVAEACRQRGMDRTSFYEWKRRFQTQGFDGLKDLPPIHKSHPQTTAPEVVDRIKELALAHPAYGCNRHEAMLALEGVRVSSITIQKILNESGLGTKVERWLALEAQNAETAIEITPEQAAFLEKLNPCFRERHVESSAPGELLSADTFFVGSLKGVGKVYLHAVVDTFGSYAFGFLHVSKQPEAAVAVLHNDVLPFYRHLDLPVKAVLTDNGREFCGTDRHPYELYLDLNGIEHRRTKVKTPKTNGFVERFNGTVLDEFFRVKMRETFYETVEALQADLDAWLVHYNTERPHLGYRNQGRRPVETVMSFVSQEG
- a CDS encoding IS3 family transposase (programmed frameshift); amino-acid sequence: MGTGSFSDDFKRDAVAQITERGYPVAEVSKRLGVSQHSLYAWKRKFSKPSGSTDGDQAAEIRRLKKELARVTEERDILKKANRVFRQGCKVRYAFVAEHRQQFTVRAMCRCLCIQPSGFYAWLKTPLSRRTREDARQTELLSKAWKESGRVYGYRKLHDDLLDQGETSCANRIARLAKLAGIKAQIGYKRRPGSYGGKPSVVVDNTLARQFDVEAPDRAWVTDITYIRTQEGFAYLAVVIDLFSRRVIGWSLQSRQTTDVVLQALLMAVWRRKPKSRVLVHSDQGSQFTSMDWAAFLKHHNLEHSMSRRGNCHDNAVAESFFNLLKRERIRRRTYRTREEARQDVFDYIEMFYNPKRKHVRNGMLSPVEFERQHEM